A stretch of the Sulfurospirillum sp. UCH001 genome encodes the following:
- a CDS encoding ABC transporter ATP-binding protein encodes MEEVIKITNLTKNYYTDAGEVCVLKGVDITIKSGEFVAIMGPSGSGKSTFMNILGCLDKMTSGSYFLGGENTANLSRDKLAELRNHLIGFVFQGFNLIPRQNLIDNVALPLVYAGMSASERKARAKEILKSVGLEAFGTYLPNQISGGQQQRVAIARALVNRPKLILADEPTGNLDTKTSQEIMQLFCDLNEKEGITIVLVTHEPDIAAYAKRLVNFVDGKIQHDGPTHLHIKEPA; translated from the coding sequence ATGGAAGAAGTCATTAAAATAACCAATTTGACGAAAAACTACTACACCGATGCAGGTGAAGTATGTGTGCTCAAAGGGGTGGATATTACGATTAAAAGTGGAGAATTTGTAGCGATTATGGGACCCTCTGGTTCAGGTAAATCGACCTTTATGAATATTCTTGGGTGTCTTGATAAAATGACATCGGGGAGTTATTTTCTAGGAGGAGAGAATACTGCAAATCTAAGTAGAGACAAACTTGCTGAATTACGTAACCACCTGATCGGGTTTGTTTTTCAAGGCTTTAATCTTATCCCTAGACAAAATCTCATTGACAATGTTGCCTTGCCACTTGTGTATGCAGGTATGAGTGCAAGTGAACGTAAAGCCCGCGCAAAAGAGATACTCAAAAGTGTAGGGCTTGAAGCGTTTGGAACCTACCTTCCCAATCAAATCTCAGGTGGACAACAACAGCGTGTTGCGATTGCACGAGCATTAGTCAATCGTCCAAAACTCATTCTTGCCGATGAACCTACGGGAAACTTAGATACTAAAACAAGCCAAGAGATTATGCAATTATTTTGTGATCTTAATGAAAAAGAGGGCATTACCATTGTCCTCGTTACCCATGAGCCGGACATTGCGGCTTATGCTAAACGACTGGTCAATTTTGTGGATGGAAAAATTCAACACGATGGACCAACACATCTTCATATAAAAGAGCCAGCATGA
- a CDS encoding efflux RND transporter periplasmic adaptor subunit, with protein MSFLTKILFHKFTLFLFLIALGFGGYYGWSHYTKPPVEAKYKFHTLEMGDVTQSVAANGTLNPLVLVTVGTQVSGKVIKLYVDFNDRVEEGQILAELDPALLDAQAAQSAANVKSAEATLELAIANEKRSRELFSKEYISKQELDASVQALKSARAALDLARAQSQKDRTNQGYTIIRSPVSGVVVDRQIDVGQTVAASLSAPVLFKIAQDLRQMQIDSNFAEADIGRIKVGQNVNFAVDAFPNMAFNGVVKQVRLNATTVSNVVTYDVVVKVENPDEILIPGMTAYVNVIIAEKKNVLLIPNAALRYKPTPTVAPNKEKPSEQKPKKEKKESNSATVYVFENGVPKPIKVGIGVSDNRFTEIMSDVLKAGDKIIVEEVKNNANGSKNSPSPMRPF; from the coding sequence ATGAGTTTTTTAACGAAGATACTTTTTCATAAATTTACCCTTTTTCTTTTTCTGATTGCACTTGGATTTGGTGGGTATTATGGTTGGTCGCACTACACAAAACCTCCTGTTGAAGCTAAGTATAAATTTCATACTTTAGAGATGGGCGATGTCACGCAAAGTGTTGCCGCTAATGGCACACTTAACCCTTTAGTGCTTGTTACGGTAGGTACACAAGTCTCAGGAAAGGTCATTAAACTCTATGTAGATTTCAATGATAGGGTTGAAGAGGGACAAATACTTGCTGAACTTGACCCAGCACTTCTTGATGCACAAGCTGCACAAAGTGCTGCAAATGTTAAAAGTGCAGAAGCAACTTTAGAACTTGCCATTGCCAATGAAAAGCGTTCCCGTGAATTGTTCTCGAAAGAGTATATTTCAAAACAAGAATTAGACGCGAGTGTTCAAGCCTTGAAATCAGCTCGTGCGGCGCTGGATTTAGCGCGTGCACAATCGCAAAAAGATAGAACCAATCAAGGCTATACTATCATTCGATCTCCTGTTTCTGGCGTTGTCGTTGATAGACAGATTGATGTTGGACAAACGGTAGCGGCGAGTTTATCAGCTCCTGTACTTTTTAAAATTGCACAAGATTTAAGGCAGATGCAGATTGACTCAAACTTTGCCGAAGCGGACATTGGTCGTATCAAAGTAGGACAAAATGTTAATTTCGCCGTGGATGCATTTCCAAACATGGCATTTAACGGTGTCGTAAAACAAGTAAGACTCAATGCCACAACCGTTTCTAATGTTGTAACGTATGATGTGGTTGTGAAAGTAGAAAACCCTGATGAAATTCTCATTCCTGGTATGACTGCGTATGTGAATGTCATCATCGCTGAGAAGAAAAATGTTTTACTTATTCCTAATGCAGCATTACGTTATAAACCAACACCAACCGTAGCTCCAAACAAAGAAAAACCTAGTGAGCAAAAGCCTAAAAAAGAGAAAAAAGAGAGCAATAGTGCTACGGTTTATGTTTTTGAAAATGGTGTGCCAAAACCTATTAAAGTAGGCATTGGCGTTTCGGACAACCGTTTTACCGAGATTATGTCAGATGTACTTAAAGCAGGCGATAAAATCATTGTAGAAGAGGTCAAAAATAACGCCAATGGCTCTAAAAATTCACCATCACCGATGAGACCATTTTAA
- a CDS encoding TolC family protein, with the protein MRFSLIGCMLFGMASVLLAEDFDPFDTKSLLNKQQATFVTCATTDLSKSLSLSDVVMAALCNNPQTKIAWQTSLYQAAQVGVSQSAYLPTLSATGSALRSESSETKSGDQENISITLSYLLYDFGKRDATYESARRLLDVALFSENNTIQSVFLSAVQAYYTLFGSNASLEASFEAERSALASLNAAKTRYSVGTATPADTLQAQTAYSQAMLNRIQAEGSVKSAQGELASVLGLMPDTTIQLQTPQLSLPSEVFEKNVKALMEEAGRLRPDLMAASAKIKAAEANVKAAKAEHLPSFSLSSTTGHTDTVFNTSQRTSSIGLYVSIPIFTGFNTKYKVQAAQQQLKINEAEYEKLSQEASLEVYKTYQTLVSETQATRTSADLVASAQASYDLALGRYKAGVGTILDLLSAQSALASAKQQHIQSLYNWYITKASLAKSMGTLDFSTIKGQP; encoded by the coding sequence ATGCGTTTTAGCCTTATAGGATGCATGCTTTTTGGTATGGCATCGGTGTTGTTGGCAGAAGATTTTGATCCGTTTGATACCAAGTCTCTTCTAAATAAACAACAAGCAACATTTGTAACATGTGCAACCACGGATTTGAGCAAATCTTTAAGCCTTTCCGATGTTGTTATGGCAGCACTGTGTAATAATCCTCAAACAAAGATTGCATGGCAAACATCGCTCTATCAAGCCGCACAAGTTGGAGTCAGTCAAAGTGCCTATCTTCCAACACTGAGTGCTACAGGTTCAGCGCTTAGAAGTGAGAGTAGTGAGACGAAAAGTGGCGATCAAGAAAACATCAGTATCACACTTTCTTATTTGCTGTATGATTTTGGTAAACGTGATGCCACGTATGAGAGTGCAAGACGTCTTTTGGATGTAGCCCTTTTTTCAGAAAACAATACCATACAGAGTGTATTTCTCTCCGCTGTTCAAGCGTACTACACGCTTTTTGGCTCAAACGCTTCTTTGGAAGCAAGCTTTGAAGCAGAGCGCTCTGCATTGGCGAGTTTAAATGCTGCTAAAACACGCTATTCTGTGGGAACTGCAACACCTGCTGATACGCTTCAAGCGCAAACGGCATACTCGCAAGCGATGCTTAATCGCATTCAAGCAGAAGGAAGTGTCAAAAGCGCGCAAGGAGAACTTGCCAGTGTGTTAGGACTGATGCCAGATACGACGATCCAACTACAAACACCACAGCTTTCTTTGCCTAGTGAAGTGTTTGAAAAAAATGTTAAAGCATTAATGGAAGAAGCAGGACGCCTTCGCCCAGACCTTATGGCAGCAAGCGCGAAAATCAAAGCCGCTGAAGCGAATGTCAAAGCTGCTAAAGCAGAGCATCTACCTTCATTTTCTCTTAGTTCTACCACAGGGCATACAGACACCGTTTTTAATACTTCACAAAGAACGTCTAGTATAGGGCTTTATGTGAGCATTCCGATATTTACGGGGTTCAATACCAAATACAAAGTCCAAGCAGCACAGCAACAGCTCAAAATCAATGAAGCAGAGTATGAAAAGCTCTCTCAAGAGGCAAGTCTGGAAGTATATAAAACCTACCAAACCTTAGTGAGTGAAACACAAGCGACACGTACCAGTGCTGATTTGGTGGCAAGTGCTCAAGCATCGTATGACTTAGCCCTAGGTAGGTATAAAGCAGGGGTTGGAACCATTTTGGATCTTTTAAGTGCGCAAAGTGCCCTTGCGAGTGCAAAACAACAACATATCCAATCTCTTTATAACTGGTACATCACTAAAGCGAGCCTTGCAAAGTCAATGGGAACGCTTGATTTTTCAACGATAAAAGGACAACCATGA
- a CDS encoding RMD1 family protein has translation MATSFSLISISLPTPFAKHEVETLLDCSFKKGIEKAFYHQYRETFLVYTQFNVLTFINWEKEAMHQALMKLGMKDASLLEQRYIFQDYPILIEPELEVTCKVSNEQIILKEPLSLYLIIIALVISQSVGLEKYEQDLNAHFEKSQQLLDLTQSYSLLKRSKLIEFARNLTSIQHGMVSDLFLLDKPNILWDNEEAEKLYNRLSSILELKDRFEIVEHKLSHLKEDISMALDLFNHKHSEFLEWIIIGLIGFEIVMGLIEFFKH, from the coding sequence ATGGCTACATCGTTTTCACTCATCTCTATTTCACTCCCAACACCCTTTGCCAAACATGAGGTCGAAACGCTCCTTGATTGTTCATTTAAAAAAGGAATTGAAAAAGCATTTTACCACCAATATCGTGAAACATTTTTAGTCTATACCCAATTTAACGTTTTGACATTCATAAATTGGGAAAAAGAGGCAATGCACCAAGCGCTCATGAAATTGGGGATGAAAGACGCTTCGTTATTGGAACAACGTTATATCTTTCAAGATTACCCTATTTTAATTGAGCCTGAGTTGGAAGTTACGTGTAAAGTCAGTAACGAGCAGATTATATTAAAAGAGCCACTTTCGCTCTACCTCATCATCATAGCACTCGTGATTTCACAAAGTGTTGGACTTGAAAAGTATGAGCAAGACCTGAATGCGCATTTTGAAAAGAGCCAACAACTGCTTGATCTTACACAGAGTTATTCACTACTGAAACGCTCAAAACTGATCGAATTTGCACGCAATCTCACTTCCATTCAGCATGGGATGGTCAGTGATCTGTTTTTACTGGATAAACCTAATATCTTGTGGGATAATGAAGAAGCTGAAAAGCTCTACAATAGACTTTCTTCCATCTTAGAGCTCAAAGATCGTTTTGAGATCGTCGAGCACAAGCTAAGTCACCTCAAAGAGGACATTAGCATGGCTCTTGATCTTTTCAACCACAAACACAGTGAGTTTTTAGAGTGGATCATCATCGGGCTCATTGGCTTTGAAATCGTGATGGGACTCATCGAGTTTTTCAAACATTAG
- a CDS encoding DUF2798 domain-containing protein — MIPKKYEFIVFAFLMSFFMTLLMSFVITFINVGLVEDFLVRWFQAFWRAYIVAFPSVLTVVPIVRKIVRKLVAPH, encoded by the coding sequence TTGATTCCGAAGAAGTATGAATTTATCGTATTTGCCTTTTTAATGTCATTTTTTATGACGCTTTTGATGTCGTTTGTTATTACCTTCATCAATGTAGGTCTTGTAGAAGATTTTTTAGTGCGTTGGTTCCAAGCCTTTTGGAGAGCTTATATCGTAGCGTTTCCTTCCGTCTTAACGGTGGTGCCAATTGTGCGTAAAATCGTTAGAAAGTTGGTTGCTCCACACTAA
- a CDS encoding mechanosensitive ion channel family protein, which produces MDKELQTLQKFYNIVIEFLTNYSFQLLGALIIVIIGWFAAKYAYTLLMRLFESHHFDSTLSKFIANVVKILIFAAMIVIALGKIGISIAPFVAAIGAVSLTAGLALQGSVSNYAAGVLLIISRPFKVGDTLSVADVYGVVEEIKLSYTVLRNEDEELITVPNKQMIGDVLVNSFDVRVVESSIGVSYEQDPAKAISLIKEVLSGFKDVSKEHKPVVGIAKFGDSSIEVGLRYWVPTKSFFKTQYEVNLALYKALHENHVTIPYPQREVRILGENV; this is translated from the coding sequence ATGGATAAAGAACTACAAACCCTTCAGAAGTTTTACAACATCGTTATTGAGTTTTTGACCAACTATAGTTTTCAACTCCTAGGTGCACTTATCATCGTTATTATCGGATGGTTTGCTGCAAAATATGCCTATACATTGTTGATGCGCCTTTTTGAAAGTCACCATTTTGACAGTACGCTTTCAAAATTCATTGCCAATGTCGTTAAAATATTGATCTTTGCAGCAATGATTGTCATCGCTTTAGGCAAAATAGGCATCTCCATCGCTCCGTTCGTAGCAGCCATTGGTGCAGTATCTTTGACGGCTGGTTTGGCACTTCAAGGCAGTGTTTCGAACTATGCTGCAGGTGTTTTACTCATTATCTCTCGTCCGTTTAAAGTGGGTGATACGCTCTCTGTTGCAGACGTGTATGGAGTGGTTGAAGAGATTAAACTCTCCTATACTGTGCTTCGTAATGAAGATGAAGAACTCATCACGGTTCCTAATAAACAGATGATAGGTGACGTGCTCGTTAACTCTTTTGATGTACGCGTGGTAGAATCAAGTATAGGGGTTTCGTATGAGCAAGACCCTGCTAAAGCTATAAGCTTGATTAAAGAGGTGCTTTCTGGATTTAAAGATGTTTCAAAAGAACATAAACCTGTTGTTGGCATTGCAAAATTTGGCGATAGTTCCATCGAAGTTGGACTTCGTTATTGGGTTCCAACCAAGAGTTTTTTTAAGACCCAATATGAGGTTAATTTAGCGCTTTACAAAGCATTGCATGAAAATCATGTTACTATTCCATATCCTCAGCGTGAGGTAAGAATTTTAGGAGAAAATGTTTGA
- a CDS encoding EAL domain-containing protein yields MRVSNVRFEDFPSLKKHIAQEAFSDEKSLLVQFFDGRNDEQGFRDLTTTLVELLPHATILGVTTAGEILDGKMVENSVILSFCTFSHTTLIPLHTRHCDFNGGICVTQHLSKNVKAAIFFSEGLVGKPEEFLSGVNSVRKDLTIAGGAAADYGRFTKTLISLNGMVYEHGVVGVAFENISLKVLNNWKLNWNPIGKPMVVTKVEHNAIFELDGKPIFEVIRHYFGDDVVTNLPSSIVKFPLIKTEKGVNIARAPIAVMDNALIFAGNFNTGDKVRFGIANIDEIVENNDARLLLEPEVVWIYSCMGRKAFAGEILENEFHTYNFLGTTCGFFSYGEFFKTPHSTQMMNLTTTVFALSEHENLVALPQPEMKPLDEKHKNLAVMSRLTNAVVDELEHTIKTLDAYKLALDANSIVSKTNTKGIITYVNDLFVEISGYSREELIGKSHRIIRHPDVPNGTFKEMWETIKSGQVWKGLIINKAKSGEAYYVDTTIIPLFDENQNIVEYISTRNDLTKIIKQQKQIQKQTTDALTNLPNRIKLFEDIALSSSPIIALINIDNFGEINRFYGFESGNTLLVEFATLFMNILSLTSYALYKLEADNFVIYGDNENPEAFCAKIEEIIRDTHEHQFLADLQGITARISVGIATEKTQILSHAEEALKQARLRNVDWMRSTKEDEAIHLQNFQMLHTLKSAIEHGRIVPYYQALVHLKSQKITKYESLIRLMDENGKVYTPYSFLDVAKKSKYYLALTRIMIQKTLHDFEYRKESVAINLSVEDIEDQETVLFIEKAIKNFPEPSRITFELTETEAIKDYVSIISFIKSVKDLGVKIAIDDFGSGYSNFAYLAQFNANILKIDGTIIKKIATDTNTYQIAAAINDFAKRLGLQTVAEFVFDETTNNVVKDLNIDFAQGYYHAEPLPIEKLP; encoded by the coding sequence ATGAGAGTTTCAAATGTGAGATTTGAAGATTTTCCATCGCTGAAAAAACACATCGCACAAGAGGCTTTTTCAGATGAAAAGTCCCTTCTGGTACAATTTTTCGATGGACGTAATGACGAACAAGGCTTTAGGGATCTTACGACCACCCTTGTAGAATTACTCCCACATGCAACTATTTTAGGGGTGACAACCGCAGGAGAAATCCTTGATGGGAAAATGGTTGAAAACTCTGTCATTCTCTCTTTTTGTACATTTTCACACACCACTCTCATTCCACTTCATACGCGTCATTGTGATTTTAATGGTGGTATTTGCGTTACGCAACACCTCAGCAAAAATGTCAAAGCAGCAATCTTTTTTAGTGAAGGACTTGTTGGTAAACCTGAGGAATTTCTAAGTGGGGTAAACTCTGTCCGTAAAGACCTTACGATTGCAGGGGGTGCTGCTGCGGATTATGGAAGATTTACCAAAACATTGATCTCCTTAAATGGTATGGTCTATGAGCATGGCGTTGTGGGTGTTGCATTTGAAAATATCTCTTTAAAAGTTCTCAACAACTGGAAACTCAACTGGAATCCCATCGGCAAGCCGATGGTTGTAACTAAAGTAGAACATAATGCCATTTTTGAACTTGATGGTAAACCCATTTTTGAAGTCATCCGTCACTATTTTGGAGACGATGTTGTTACAAACTTACCTTCAAGCATCGTAAAATTTCCACTGATCAAAACAGAAAAAGGGGTCAATATCGCCAGAGCACCTATTGCGGTTATGGACAATGCCCTTATTTTCGCAGGCAATTTCAACACAGGCGATAAAGTGCGTTTTGGTATCGCAAATATCGATGAAATTGTTGAAAACAACGATGCAAGGCTGCTTTTAGAACCTGAAGTTGTCTGGATATATTCGTGTATGGGACGCAAAGCTTTTGCAGGCGAAATTTTAGAAAACGAGTTTCATACTTACAATTTTTTAGGCACCACCTGTGGCTTTTTCAGTTATGGAGAATTTTTTAAAACACCGCACTCCACACAGATGATGAATCTAACCACAACGGTTTTTGCACTTAGTGAACATGAAAATTTAGTAGCCCTACCGCAACCCGAAATGAAACCGTTAGATGAAAAACATAAAAATCTTGCTGTCATGTCAAGACTTACCAATGCCGTCGTAGATGAGCTTGAACATACGATTAAAACACTCGATGCCTATAAATTAGCACTTGATGCTAATTCGATTGTTTCCAAAACCAACACAAAAGGAATCATCACCTATGTCAATGATCTTTTTGTCGAAATTTCAGGCTATTCTAGAGAAGAGTTAATCGGAAAATCACACAGGATTATTCGTCATCCAGATGTACCTAATGGCACATTTAAAGAGATGTGGGAAACCATCAAAAGTGGTCAGGTTTGGAAAGGGCTTATTATCAACAAAGCCAAATCAGGAGAGGCTTACTATGTTGACACAACGATTATTCCACTCTTTGATGAAAACCAAAACATCGTAGAGTATATCTCCACGCGAAATGACCTTACAAAAATTATTAAACAACAAAAACAGATCCAAAAACAAACAACCGATGCACTGACAAACCTTCCCAACAGAATCAAGCTCTTTGAAGACATCGCACTCTCTTCCTCGCCTATTATTGCGCTCATTAACATCGATAATTTTGGAGAAATCAATCGTTTTTACGGATTTGAAAGTGGCAATACCCTACTTGTAGAGTTTGCAACACTTTTTATGAATATTCTTAGTCTGACCTCTTATGCACTCTATAAACTAGAAGCTGATAACTTCGTGATTTATGGCGACAATGAAAATCCAGAAGCATTTTGTGCCAAGATAGAAGAGATTATTCGAGATACCCATGAACATCAATTTTTAGCAGACTTACAAGGTATTACTGCGCGCATTAGTGTTGGAATTGCAACTGAAAAAACACAAATTCTCTCACATGCAGAAGAAGCCCTAAAACAGGCACGTTTACGCAATGTTGATTGGATGCGCTCAACTAAAGAAGATGAAGCCATCCATCTACAAAACTTTCAGATGCTTCACACGCTTAAAAGCGCTATTGAACATGGCAGAATCGTTCCATACTATCAAGCACTTGTTCATCTCAAAAGCCAAAAAATCACAAAATATGAGAGTCTTATTCGTTTAATGGACGAAAATGGTAAGGTCTATACACCCTACTCTTTCTTGGATGTGGCTAAAAAATCAAAATATTATTTAGCACTCACTCGCATTATGATTCAAAAAACACTGCACGATTTTGAATATCGAAAAGAGAGTGTTGCTATCAACCTTTCTGTTGAAGATATCGAAGATCAAGAGACAGTTTTATTTATCGAAAAAGCCATCAAAAACTTTCCAGAACCATCACGTATCACGTTTGAGCTCACAGAAACAGAAGCCATAAAAGACTATGTTAGCATCATTTCATTTATCAAGTCAGTCAAAGATCTGGGCGTTAAAATCGCCATTGACGATTTTGGAAGTGGGTATTCAAACTTTGCGTATTTAGCGCAATTCAATGCCAATATCTTAAAAATTGACGGTACGATTATTAAAAAAATAGCAACTGACACTAACACATATCAGATCGCAGCAGCCATTAATGACTTCGCAAAACGACTGGGACTACAAACCGTTGCAGAGTTTGTTTTTGATGAAACGACCAATAATGTTGTTAAAGATCTCAATATTGACTTTGCACAAGGTTACTACCATGCAGAGCCTTTACCAATCGAGAAATTACCATAG
- a CDS encoding cupin domain-containing protein, which yields MKKLFCIFIFLMSYGYASGNVESITLAKSDRSWDGSTMPSYPKETPEISVLKITIPPHTELPLHKHPIINAGYMVKGSLKVVTEDNKTLHLKAGEALIEVVDKWHYGVNEGAEPVEIVVFYAGTKESAYSIKK from the coding sequence ATGAAAAAGCTGTTTTGCATTTTTATTTTTCTAATGAGCTATGGCTATGCTTCTGGAAACGTAGAGTCTATAACGCTTGCGAAGTCCGATAGGAGTTGGGATGGCTCAACTATGCCTTCATACCCCAAAGAAACGCCTGAGATTTCCGTTTTGAAGATTACCATTCCCCCTCATACAGAACTTCCACTACACAAGCACCCCATCATTAACGCAGGCTATATGGTAAAAGGTTCACTTAAAGTCGTGACAGAAGATAATAAAACACTGCACCTTAAAGCAGGTGAGGCGCTGATAGAAGTGGTGGACAAATGGCATTATGGTGTTAACGAAGGAGCTGAACCTGTGGAAATTGTTGTCTTTTATGCGGGGACTAAAGAGAGTGCTTACTCCATCAAAAAATAA
- a CDS encoding c-type cytochrome — protein MKKLLPLIFFSFSLSSAAPLGETLFNGNCITCHTISVPNSAPSTKELQARYKKTYESKEAFVSAMATWIIKPNAKTALMPEAISKYGLMPELGYDKQTLEEIASYLYDVRLSQ, from the coding sequence ATGAAAAAACTTCTTCCACTCATATTTTTTTCTTTCTCTCTTAGTTCCGCCGCACCACTAGGTGAAACACTGTTTAATGGCAACTGTATCACCTGTCATACCATCAGTGTGCCAAACTCTGCACCATCGACAAAAGAGCTTCAAGCACGTTATAAAAAAACGTATGAATCCAAAGAAGCTTTTGTATCGGCTATGGCAACATGGATTATCAAACCCAATGCTAAAACAGCACTCATGCCTGAAGCTATTAGCAAGTATGGGTTAATGCCTGAACTAGGCTATGACAAACAAACCCTAGAAGAGATTGCTTCGTATCTCTACGACGTAAGGCTTAGTCAATGA
- a CDS encoding SRPBCC family protein, which translates to MSNLFTLHYSCLIDASIEEVCAFHTDTRNLPLITPPAIGVTIVSSHNNTVVLDIKKFGFTTRWKIAIEKKCPSSIVDVMLQGPFASFRHERRFIAKSEQQTLMEETIYLASPIPFLQTLFFKFVKKDMDAMFAYRHVKTKEYFLRLKNKGNTL; encoded by the coding sequence ATGAGTAACCTTTTTACACTTCATTACAGCTGCCTCATTGATGCTTCCATCGAAGAGGTGTGTGCGTTTCACACAGACACACGAAATCTACCACTCATCACACCTCCTGCCATTGGCGTGACAATTGTCTCCTCTCACAACAACACTGTCGTACTGGATATCAAAAAATTTGGATTTACCACACGTTGGAAGATAGCGATAGAAAAGAAGTGTCCTTCAAGCATCGTCGATGTCATGCTTCAAGGTCCTTTTGCCTCTTTTAGGCATGAGCGACGTTTTATCGCAAAGAGTGAACAGCAAACTCTTATGGAAGAGACTATCTACCTTGCATCACCGATACCTTTTTTGCAAACACTTTTTTTTAAATTTGTCAAAAAAGATATGGATGCCATGTTTGCTTACCGTCATGTAAAAACGAAAGAGTATTTTCTTCGTCTCAAAAATAAAGGAAATACCCTTTAA